A single genomic interval of Deltaproteobacteria bacterium harbors:
- a CDS encoding FliM/FliN family flagellar motor switch protein, translating into MEPLITASELDALMQAANAAEPEKPVRPLNLVAREHCAFAVLPELQAAADRLADRLARYCSKQFGLAAQGSADPVEVLPGSQVMDFLGAPRFVYGMKAPGDVEAGLLAIDGALGGAYVMRQFGGAIEEGSYADAPPTPTERRTVQRLAVSVVEALQAALDPVATLRAAVDSQWRPLNQGVAAVTMVVRLAMGEVRTSVTTAVVTSAAGFRSPLQTKAPVYVPSPGPLAGPLGRVPVTVKSVLGSSELSVRRFLSLKVGDLLTLGTPVDGPIPLLVEGKPKFLGLPQLNRGQLSLQLTEHAED; encoded by the coding sequence ATGGAACCGCTCATCACTGCCTCCGAGCTCGATGCCCTGATGCAGGCCGCCAACGCGGCCGAGCCCGAGAAGCCCGTTCGTCCCCTGAACCTCGTGGCGCGCGAGCACTGCGCCTTCGCGGTCCTGCCGGAGCTCCAGGCGGCGGCCGACCGGCTGGCCGACCGGCTGGCGCGCTACTGCAGCAAGCAGTTCGGGCTCGCGGCGCAGGGGAGCGCCGATCCCGTGGAGGTGCTGCCGGGGTCGCAGGTCATGGACTTCCTCGGCGCGCCGCGCTTCGTCTACGGCATGAAGGCCCCGGGGGACGTCGAGGCGGGGCTTCTGGCCATCGACGGGGCTCTCGGCGGCGCCTACGTGATGCGGCAGTTCGGCGGCGCGATCGAGGAGGGCTCCTACGCCGACGCGCCCCCGACGCCGACCGAGCGTCGCACGGTGCAGCGCCTGGCGGTCTCCGTGGTGGAAGCGCTCCAGGCGGCCCTCGATCCGGTGGCCACGCTGCGCGCCGCGGTGGACAGCCAGTGGCGGCCGCTGAACCAGGGCGTCGCCGCGGTGACGATGGTCGTGCGGCTGGCCATGGGCGAGGTGCGCACCTCCGTCACGACGGCGGTGGTTACCTCGGCGGCGGGCTTTCGCTCGCCCCTGCAGACCAAGGCTCCCGTGTACGTTCCGTCGCCGGGACCGCTCGCGGGACCGCTCGGGCGCGTCCCCGTCACCGTCAAGTCCGTGCTCGGCAGCTCGGAGCTGTCGGTCCGGCGCTTCCTGTCGCTCAAGGTCGGGGACCTGCTGACGCTCGGAACGCCGGTAGATGGCCCGATTCCATTGCTCGTCGAGGGGAAGCCCAAGTTTCTCGGGCTGCCGCAGCTCAACCGAGGGCAGCTCAGCCTTCAGCTCACCGAACACGCGGAGGACTAG
- the fliN gene encoding flagellar motor switch protein FliN gives MAESFMGRADGAGIDLLMDVPLQVSVELGRRRMLVAEVLKLGPGSVVELAKASGEPLDIYVNDRLVARGEAVMIGERYGVRITEIEPAGDRVRGISGEEGLR, from the coding sequence ATGGCCGAATCGTTCATGGGACGAGCCGACGGCGCGGGAATCGACCTGCTGATGGACGTTCCGCTGCAGGTCTCGGTGGAGCTCGGGCGACGCCGCATGCTGGTGGCCGAGGTGCTCAAGCTGGGGCCCGGCTCGGTGGTGGAGCTGGCGAAGGCCTCCGGCGAGCCGCTGGACATCTACGTGAACGATCGTCTCGTGGCGCGCGGAGAGGCGGTGATGATCGGCGAGCGGTACGGGGTGCGCATTACCGAGATCGAGCCGGCGGGCGACCGCGTGCGCGGCATCTCCGGCGAGGAGGGACTTCGATGA
- a CDS encoding flagellar biosynthetic protein FliO, which translates to MRTITAVCLASLLVGASVSAQTNPLSLVGQELRVEGGGRGKRRLMTRGDELTLVLSGVQLRRQVLKVGQGALREVRLSPQPGWTELELRFTQSADTYLTQLPIRADGNDLVLGLAALGVDAKPAAKPAAPKAEENAAAAAAGDADEPQAVTAPTRPAAETPKAAAKVAAPAPAPTPAPAKAKPAAPEKAEVAPAGDAPVAEKAPAASPATVAGVTGTKRAGPPTWLTGQRPSSAGSPMWMSVVLLLAVAAGIAYWLKRRRRLPQLEVPQIDVVAAKSLGGKQRLVLVDAAGELLLLGCTEKNVSLLKTVGLQETRAREEKPVENIFARFEGSAAAADQDAWAQALAAANPEASAAAPAPAASKAAPMPTQNGMSGSFMHRLNEQMQRKRMSRASMPEVAPATEKSPAEEALDERWAEGILRLRRSRQESAVSRLDDLHA; encoded by the coding sequence ATGAGGACCATCACGGCGGTGTGCCTGGCCTCGCTTCTCGTCGGAGCGTCGGTCTCGGCGCAGACGAATCCTCTGAGCCTCGTGGGGCAGGAGCTTCGCGTGGAGGGTGGCGGTCGCGGCAAGCGGCGGCTCATGACGCGGGGCGACGAGCTCACCTTGGTCCTCTCCGGCGTGCAGCTACGCCGGCAGGTGCTCAAGGTGGGCCAGGGGGCCCTGCGCGAGGTGCGGCTGAGCCCGCAGCCCGGCTGGACCGAGCTCGAGCTGCGCTTCACCCAGTCGGCGGATACGTACCTGACGCAGCTTCCGATCCGCGCCGACGGGAACGACCTGGTCCTGGGGCTCGCGGCGCTGGGTGTGGACGCGAAGCCCGCGGCGAAGCCGGCCGCTCCGAAGGCCGAGGAGAACGCCGCGGCTGCCGCGGCAGGTGACGCCGACGAGCCGCAGGCCGTGACCGCGCCGACCCGTCCCGCGGCGGAGACCCCCAAGGCCGCAGCGAAGGTCGCGGCCCCCGCACCGGCGCCGACGCCCGCTCCCGCCAAGGCCAAGCCGGCTGCCCCGGAGAAGGCCGAAGTGGCGCCGGCGGGTGACGCGCCGGTCGCAGAGAAGGCACCGGCCGCTTCGCCCGCGACGGTCGCGGGGGTGACCGGAACGAAGCGGGCGGGTCCGCCCACCTGGCTCACCGGGCAGCGCCCGTCCTCCGCCGGCAGCCCCATGTGGATGTCGGTGGTCCTGCTCCTCGCGGTCGCCGCCGGCATCGCGTACTGGCTCAAGCGCCGCCGCCGGCTGCCGCAGCTCGAGGTGCCGCAGATCGACGTCGTCGCCGCGAAGAGCCTGGGGGGCAAGCAGCGCCTGGTCCTCGTGGACGCGGCCGGCGAGCTTCTCCTCCTCGGTTGCACCGAGAAGAACGTGAGCTTGCTGAAGACGGTCGGACTGCAGGAGACCCGGGCGCGCGAGGAGAAGCCGGTCGAGAACATCTTCGCCCGCTTCGAGGGCTCGGCGGCCGCCGCCGACCAGGACGCCTGGGCTCAGGCGCTCGCGGCGGCGAATCCGGAGGCGTCTGCGGCTGCGCCGGCGCCCGCGGCGAGCAAGGCGGCCCCCATGCCGACGCAGAACGGTATGTCCGGCAGCTTCATGCACCGGCTCAACGAGCAGATGCAGCGCAAGCGGATGAGCCGCGCCTCGATGCCCGAGGTGGCCCCGGCGACGGAGAAGAGCCCGGCCGAGGAGGCCCTCGACGAGCGGTGGGCCGAGGGGATCCTGCGCCTGCGCCGTTCGCGGCAGGAGAGCGCGGTGAGTCGGCTCGACGACCTCCACGCCTAG
- the fliP gene encoding flagellar type III secretion system pore protein FliP (The bacterial flagellar biogenesis protein FliP forms a type III secretion system (T3SS)-type pore required for flagellar assembly.), whose product MHRLPRSACSNRLAALAPVALVAGVGVLLAASEAFALPKVDISIGGGESGPGQVSSTLKILAGLTVLSLAPAILMLMTAFTRIVIVLTFVRQALGVQGLPPNQVLMGLALLLTFFVMAPVARDVHAKGLGPYMAGKMGEQEALEKGVEPLRNFMLDHTRAKDLGLFLELSGTPAPSKRGDVPLVAAIPAFVISELTTAFHMGFMVFIPFLLLDFVVASVLMSMGMVMLPPSLVALPLKVMLFVLVDGWHLVVASLVRSVAA is encoded by the coding sequence ATGCACCGTCTTCCGCGCTCCGCCTGCTCGAACCGCCTCGCCGCCCTCGCGCCCGTCGCGCTGGTCGCCGGTGTAGGTGTGCTTCTCGCCGCGTCAGAGGCCTTCGCGCTGCCGAAGGTGGACATCTCGATCGGCGGCGGTGAGAGCGGTCCGGGTCAGGTCTCGAGCACGCTGAAGATCCTGGCCGGGCTCACGGTCCTCTCGCTCGCGCCCGCGATCCTGATGCTGATGACGGCCTTCACGCGCATCGTCATCGTGCTCACCTTCGTGCGTCAGGCCCTGGGCGTTCAGGGGCTCCCGCCGAACCAGGTGCTGATGGGCCTCGCGCTCCTGTTGACCTTCTTCGTCATGGCCCCGGTGGCGCGCGACGTCCACGCGAAGGGCCTCGGCCCCTACATGGCGGGCAAGATGGGCGAGCAAGAGGCGCTCGAGAAGGGGGTCGAGCCGCTCCGTAACTTCATGCTCGACCACACCCGCGCGAAGGACCTCGGGCTCTTCCTCGAGCTCAGCGGGACTCCGGCCCCCTCCAAGCGCGGCGATGTGCCGCTGGTGGCCGCCATCCCGGCCTTCGTCATCTCCGAGCTGACGACGGCCTTCCACATGGGCTTCATGGTCTTCATCCCCTTCCTGCTGCTCGACTTCGTGGTGGCCTCGGTCCTCATGTCCATGGGCATGGTCATGCTCCCCCCGTCGCTCGTCGCGCTGCCCCTCAAGGTGATGCTCTTCGTCCTCGTGGACGGCTGGCACCTGGTGGTGGCCTCGCTGGTGCGGAGCGTGGCGGCATGA
- a CDS encoding flagellar biosynthetic protein FliQ, translating into MSTEMVMDLARQTMSTAFWVALPILAVGLVIGVLVAIFQAATQIQEASLAFIPKLVGVGAALLLFGGYILDRLTGFTVALISSFANFGGGQ; encoded by the coding sequence ATGAGCACCGAGATGGTGATGGACCTGGCCCGCCAGACGATGTCCACCGCCTTCTGGGTGGCGCTGCCCATCCTGGCCGTCGGGCTCGTCATCGGCGTGCTGGTGGCCATCTTCCAGGCCGCGACGCAGATCCAGGAAGCCTCGCTGGCCTTCATCCCGAAGCTCGTCGGGGTGGGGGCCGCCCTGCTCCTCTTCGGCGGCTACATCCTGGACCGCCTCACCGGCTTCACCGTGGCGCTCATCTCCAGCTTCGCGAACTTCGGGGGTGGGCAGTGA
- a CDS encoding flagellar biosynthetic protein FliR: MTIAMVRPQLVAFGLVFLRTSSLTMMVPVLGGEAVPLRIRGAVAAILAAVLTPVAGPFADTDPLVLIAAAVGEVLLGIALGTAVRLTLSTAEMGGELVGMSMGFGFARIVDPMTHEDRDVVAQLMGLFTTLLFISVDGHHMVLGALGATLREVPLGTVLPRLPRLTTITPMLQSASLAAIRIAAPVVLALLLSNGALALLSRVAPQLNLFALSFALGIGVGTLVLIASSGQTFGTVVHLLRQIPQQLATLVGA, from the coding sequence GTGACCATCGCCATGGTGCGCCCGCAGCTCGTGGCCTTCGGGCTGGTCTTCCTGCGCACGAGCTCCCTCACCATGATGGTGCCCGTGCTGGGCGGCGAGGCTGTGCCGCTGCGCATCCGCGGCGCGGTAGCGGCCATCCTCGCGGCGGTGTTGACGCCCGTGGCCGGTCCCTTCGCCGACACCGACCCGCTGGTGCTCATCGCCGCCGCGGTGGGCGAGGTGCTGCTCGGGATCGCCCTCGGCACGGCGGTGCGCCTGACCCTGAGCACCGCCGAGATGGGCGGCGAGCTCGTGGGCATGTCCATGGGCTTCGGCTTCGCGCGCATCGTGGACCCCATGACGCACGAGGACCGCGACGTGGTGGCGCAGCTCATGGGCCTCTTCACCACGCTGCTCTTCATCTCCGTGGACGGGCACCACATGGTCCTCGGCGCCCTCGGGGCCACCCTGCGCGAGGTCCCGCTCGGGACGGTGCTGCCGCGACTGCCGCGCCTCACGACCATCACCCCCATGCTCCAGAGCGCCTCCCTCGCGGCGATTCGCATCGCGGCCCCGGTGGTGCTGGCCCTCCTGCTCTCGAACGGGGCGCTCGCGCTCCTCTCTCGCGTCGCGCCGCAGCTGAACCTCTTCGCGCTCTCCTTCGCGCTTGGCATCGGCGTCGGCACGCTGGTGCTCATCGCCTCGAGCGGCCAGACCTTCGGCACCGTCGTGCACCTCCTGCGGCAGATCCCGCAGCAGCTCGCCACCCTGGTGGGAGCCTAG